One window of Prionailurus bengalensis isolate Pbe53 chromosome B1, Fcat_Pben_1.1_paternal_pri, whole genome shotgun sequence genomic DNA carries:
- the LOC122478840 gene encoding endogenous retrovirus group K member 6 Env polyprotein-like isoform X1 yields the protein MDQKRIQILLCGFRTDSLDMFNPPPPPPSFHTSTQHKRRLSEESRGRPLTYRMRELHLQDDWQPLRPTSMPRHRLTQVTQDSSPPAWGQIKKLTNEAERLVLNQGLQPSPFTLFVAILAILACQAKCDKPGTSYWAYLPNPPSFQRVTWENEVIPLYTNIPSLMGGTQSPIQLGQAVNPKNFSFYGVSSSVPICFVIPNTIKDEAPSINGCAPTSYKGLLTDSPNYAVADKRLLWSLILLLPGDSSPKMFTPKDYPKALPVCAASPPEKDDTNEEWAFVNPKIGFPKWRCCAYKKEIHIVIPGTYLTVIDRSCADSRFYNL from the exons ATGGACCAGAAAAG GATTCAGATTCTCCTTTGTGGATTCCGGACAGACTCATTAGACATGTTCAACCCGCCACCACCTCCTCCATCTTTCCACACATCGACTCAACACAAGAGACGTCTATCGGAGGAGAGCCGAGGAAGACCACTGACATATCGCATGAGAGAACTTCACCTTCAAGACGACTGGCAACCGCTGAGACCAACCTCGATGCCACGGCACAGACTGACCCAAGTGACTCAAGACAGCAGTCCACCAGCATGGGgccaaataaagaaactgacgAATGAAGCTGAGAGACTGGTTCTCAACCAAGGACTTCAACCTTCtccttttactctttttgttGCTATACTTGCCATTTTAGCTTGTCAGGCAAAATGTGACAAACCGGGTACTTCTTATTGGGCTTATTTACCTAACCCTCCTTCCTTTCAACGGGTAACTTGGGAGAATGAGGTTATTCCACTTTATACTAACATTCCTTCTTTGATGGGAGGAACTCAGTCTCCTATTCAATTGGGACAGGCTGTTAATCCTAAAAACTTCTCCTTTTATGGAGTTTCAAGTTCTGTTCCTATCTGCTTTGTTATCCCCAATACTATAAAGGATGAGGCTCCCTCCATTAATGGTTGTGCTCCAACATCTTATAAGGGGTTGTTGACAGATTCTCCTAATTATGCAGTTGCAGACAAAAGACTCCTATGGTCTCTAATTTTGCTTTTACCTGGAGACTCTTCTCCTAAAATGTTTACTCCTAAAGATTATCCGAAAGCCCTCCCTGTTTGTGCAGCATCTCCTCCAGAGAAGGATGACACTAATGAGGAATGGGCCTTTGTTAACCCTAAAATAGGCTTCCCAAAATGGAGATGTTGTGCTTATAAAAAGGAGATTCATATTGTTATTCCTGGAACATATTTAACTGTAATTGATAGAAGTTGTGCAGATTCTAGATTCTATAATCTGTAG
- the LOC122478840 gene encoding endogenous retrovirus group K member 6 Env polyprotein-like isoform X2 codes for MFNPPPPPPSFHTSTQHKRRLSEESRGRPLTYRMRELHLQDDWQPLRPTSMPRHRLTQVTQDSSPPAWGQIKKLTNEAERLVLNQGLQPSPFTLFVAILAILACQAKCDKPGTSYWAYLPNPPSFQRVTWENEVIPLYTNIPSLMGGTQSPIQLGQAVNPKNFSFYGVSSSVPICFVIPNTIKDEAPSINGCAPTSYKGLLTDSPNYAVADKRLLWSLILLLPGDSSPKMFTPKDYPKALPVCAASPPEKDDTNEEWAFVNPKIGFPKWRCCAYKKEIHIVIPGTYLTVIDRSCADSRFYNL; via the coding sequence ATGTTCAACCCGCCACCACCTCCTCCATCTTTCCACACATCGACTCAACACAAGAGACGTCTATCGGAGGAGAGCCGAGGAAGACCACTGACATATCGCATGAGAGAACTTCACCTTCAAGACGACTGGCAACCGCTGAGACCAACCTCGATGCCACGGCACAGACTGACCCAAGTGACTCAAGACAGCAGTCCACCAGCATGGGgccaaataaagaaactgacgAATGAAGCTGAGAGACTGGTTCTCAACCAAGGACTTCAACCTTCtccttttactctttttgttGCTATACTTGCCATTTTAGCTTGTCAGGCAAAATGTGACAAACCGGGTACTTCTTATTGGGCTTATTTACCTAACCCTCCTTCCTTTCAACGGGTAACTTGGGAGAATGAGGTTATTCCACTTTATACTAACATTCCTTCTTTGATGGGAGGAACTCAGTCTCCTATTCAATTGGGACAGGCTGTTAATCCTAAAAACTTCTCCTTTTATGGAGTTTCAAGTTCTGTTCCTATCTGCTTTGTTATCCCCAATACTATAAAGGATGAGGCTCCCTCCATTAATGGTTGTGCTCCAACATCTTATAAGGGGTTGTTGACAGATTCTCCTAATTATGCAGTTGCAGACAAAAGACTCCTATGGTCTCTAATTTTGCTTTTACCTGGAGACTCTTCTCCTAAAATGTTTACTCCTAAAGATTATCCGAAAGCCCTCCCTGTTTGTGCAGCATCTCCTCCAGAGAAGGATGACACTAATGAGGAATGGGCCTTTGTTAACCCTAAAATAGGCTTCCCAAAATGGAGATGTTGTGCTTATAAAAAGGAGATTCATATTGTTATTCCTGGAACATATTTAACTGTAATTGATAGAAGTTGTGCAGATTCTAGATTCTATAATCTGTAG